A single window of Rhodothermales bacterium DNA harbors:
- a CDS encoding mandelate racemase/muconate lactonizing enzyme family protein: MEIQGISIYQVDLPLHEGSYNWSGGKSVSVFDSTVVRIDTDAGIVGWGEICPLGPFYLPAYGPGARAGIEELSPHLLGQDPTELGRLNRTMDAALKGHAYVKSAIDMACWDILGKAAGLPCCTLLGGRYGEDFVLYRAISQESPEKMAGRVAGYRAEGYRRFQLKVGADPEEDIERIRAVSAELQRGDILVADANTGWLMHEAARVVRGVRDVDVYIEQPCAGYDECLSIRRRTDHPFVLDESIDGVDVLLKCHADRAMDVVNIKISKFGGITKAAQARDLCISIGVGMTIEDSWGGDIITAAIAHLAHSTPTQFLFTATDFNSYVTVSIAEGAPQRYNGRLAASGAPGLGVEPRLEVLGKPVFETG, encoded by the coding sequence ATGGAAATACAGGGTATCAGTATCTACCAGGTTGACCTCCCTCTACACGAGGGTAGCTACAACTGGTCCGGAGGTAAGTCCGTGTCGGTCTTCGACAGTACGGTGGTTCGGATCGATACCGACGCCGGCATTGTCGGTTGGGGAGAGATCTGTCCGCTTGGGCCGTTCTACCTTCCCGCTTACGGGCCCGGCGCACGTGCGGGAATCGAAGAGTTGTCGCCACATCTGCTGGGTCAGGATCCGACCGAGTTGGGACGTCTGAACCGGACCATGGATGCCGCGCTCAAGGGGCACGCATACGTCAAGTCGGCCATCGACATGGCCTGCTGGGACATCCTGGGTAAGGCAGCCGGCCTGCCCTGCTGCACCTTGCTCGGTGGACGGTATGGTGAAGATTTTGTCCTGTACCGTGCAATTTCGCAGGAGTCCCCCGAGAAGATGGCGGGACGTGTGGCAGGGTATCGAGCCGAGGGCTATCGGCGATTCCAACTCAAAGTGGGAGCCGACCCTGAGGAGGACATCGAACGCATTCGGGCGGTCTCAGCGGAATTGCAGCGTGGAGACATACTGGTTGCTGATGCCAACACGGGATGGCTCATGCACGAAGCGGCTCGCGTGGTTAGAGGTGTGCGGGACGTGGACGTGTACATTGAGCAGCCGTGCGCCGGCTACGACGAATGCCTGTCGATTCGGCGGAGAACCGATCATCCGTTCGTGCTCGATGAATCGATCGATGGCGTCGACGTGCTCCTGAAATGCCACGCCGACCGGGCGATGGACGTGGTGAACATCAAGATCAGCAAGTTCGGCGGTATCACGAAAGCGGCGCAGGCCCGTGACCTGTGTATATCGATCGGCGTCGGGATGACGATCGAGGACAGCTGGGGCGGGGACATCATCACCGCCGCGATCGCTCACCTGGCACACAGTACGCCGACTCAATTCCTGTTCACGGCTACCGATTTCAACAGCTACGTGACCGTCAGCATCGCCGAGGGCGCGCCGCAGCGATACAACGGTCGGCTCGCGGCGTCCGGGGCGCCCGGACTGGGTGTTGAACCCCGGCTGGAGGTTCTGGGCAAGCCGGTGTTCGAGACCGGGTAG
- a CDS encoding DUF5117 domain-containing protein, producing MSRIAVSVTALLVVISWCPSNVTAQSLPTIESRTDGLDRSEGFFPLYWDSRTGTVLLEIGRFGEDLLYMESLASGLGSNDIGLDRGQLGRRMIVRFERIGPRVFLVAPNLKYRADGALDAEALTVSDAFADGVEWAFDVAAETGGRVLVDATPFLLRDVHGIQLALDRSRQGKYKLDTDRSTLVPKMLKTFPDNTELETLLTFGLANPGSADSQPGAFVRSTVALPTAISIRVRHSLIRLPGPGYVPRLNHPRSGFSGIEYRDYAAEIGSDMTRRFLARHRLEKTTPGAAPSEVVKPIVYYLDAGTPEPVRSALLDGASWWADAFESAGFLNAFRVEILPDGADPLDIRYNVIQWVHRATRGWSYGASVVDPRTGEILKGHVSLGSLRVRQDYLIAEGLLTPYVGEHEKGFAPDDDPMLRMALARIRQLSAHEVGHTLGLMHNFAASTYGRASVMDYPAPLVGLGEDDELVLDDAYAVGVGSWDRMAIRFGYGSPSDAMTEAMYLNELLREASSQGLLYLPDSDARSDGTMQPAGNLWDNGADPVSALRHEMEVRRRALSRFGESAIRVGQQLALQEEVLVPLYLHNRYQLAATSKLIGGMYYQHAARGEETAQMTVVSAAVQREALRTILQTLQPAALRVPSQLRLSIAPRPPGYPQTRELFSSRTTYAFNSYLPVELLATITFDLLLNPHRTTRLVHQHDFDGETPGLTEVLRQVAAEVWSEPVTANDYDAEIERVVQQVWLDALITSSEDATTPAAVRARLQRAIQELRAWIEENPGSDDETVSHREYVGHVIGRHLAKDRGSAPAGRRVRIPPGSPIGSDYEGASTRHLLRREMVDELAPASIGCSSEGAIH from the coding sequence ATGAGCCGCATTGCCGTTAGTGTCACAGCGTTGCTTGTCGTCATTTCGTGGTGCCCATCGAATGTGACCGCCCAGTCACTGCCTACCATCGAGTCGCGTACAGACGGCCTCGACAGGAGCGAGGGCTTTTTTCCGCTCTACTGGGATTCACGGACCGGCACGGTCCTGCTGGAAATAGGCCGCTTCGGCGAGGATCTCCTCTATATGGAATCGCTTGCCTCGGGGCTGGGGTCCAACGACATCGGGCTGGATCGAGGACAGCTGGGCCGTCGGATGATCGTTCGCTTTGAACGAATTGGTCCGCGGGTATTCCTCGTCGCTCCGAATCTCAAGTACAGAGCGGACGGCGCGCTAGACGCCGAGGCACTGACGGTGTCCGACGCATTTGCAGACGGCGTCGAGTGGGCCTTCGACGTGGCGGCAGAAACCGGTGGTAGAGTACTGGTAGATGCAACACCATTCCTGCTCCGGGATGTTCACGGAATTCAACTGGCGCTCGATCGATCCCGCCAGGGCAAATACAAGCTGGACACGGACCGCTCCACCCTGGTCCCGAAGATGCTCAAGACCTTCCCGGACAATACGGAGCTTGAAACGTTGCTTACGTTTGGTCTCGCGAACCCGGGCAGCGCCGACTCGCAACCTGGCGCCTTTGTTCGTTCCACGGTCGCACTGCCGACCGCCATATCGATCCGTGTGAGACATTCGCTGATCAGACTACCCGGACCGGGCTACGTGCCCAGGTTGAATCATCCGCGGTCAGGCTTTTCAGGTATTGAATACAGGGACTATGCAGCGGAAATCGGCTCGGACATGACACGGCGATTTCTGGCTCGCCACCGCCTCGAAAAAACTACGCCGGGTGCAGCTCCGAGCGAAGTCGTGAAACCGATCGTGTACTATCTCGACGCCGGCACGCCGGAGCCGGTTCGTAGCGCATTGCTTGACGGGGCATCGTGGTGGGCAGATGCCTTTGAGTCGGCCGGGTTTCTGAACGCGTTTCGAGTGGAGATTCTGCCCGACGGCGCTGACCCTCTCGACATCAGGTACAACGTGATCCAGTGGGTGCACAGGGCGACACGTGGATGGAGCTACGGAGCTTCCGTAGTCGATCCAAGAACGGGGGAAATCCTGAAGGGTCACGTATCGCTTGGATCGCTTCGCGTGCGTCAGGACTACCTGATCGCCGAGGGACTTCTCACGCCATACGTGGGTGAGCATGAGAAAGGGTTTGCGCCCGACGACGATCCAATGTTGCGGATGGCTCTCGCACGCATTCGCCAGCTTTCTGCTCACGAGGTCGGACACACTCTAGGGCTGATGCACAACTTCGCCGCTTCTACATACGGGCGCGCGTCGGTGATGGATTATCCTGCGCCGCTGGTCGGCCTGGGCGAAGACGATGAACTCGTGCTGGACGACGCGTACGCCGTCGGCGTCGGCTCGTGGGACCGGATGGCGATTCGATTCGGGTACGGCTCACCCTCCGATGCCATGACAGAAGCCATGTATCTCAACGAGCTCCTTCGTGAAGCGTCGTCGCAAGGGCTGTTGTATCTCCCCGATTCGGATGCTCGCTCCGACGGGACAATGCAGCCGGCCGGCAATCTGTGGGACAACGGCGCGGACCCCGTCAGCGCGCTGCGACACGAGATGGAAGTACGGCGCCGCGCGCTGTCGCGCTTTGGAGAGAGCGCCATTCGAGTCGGTCAGCAGCTGGCACTTCAGGAAGAAGTGCTCGTGCCGCTGTATCTCCACAACAGGTACCAACTGGCTGCTACATCCAAATTGATCGGGGGCATGTATTATCAGCACGCTGCACGAGGCGAAGAGACAGCTCAGATGACCGTCGTTAGCGCAGCCGTTCAAAGGGAGGCGCTCCGCACAATCCTTCAGACTCTGCAACCCGCGGCCCTCAGGGTTCCGTCACAACTGCGACTGTCGATCGCCCCGCGACCGCCGGGCTATCCACAAACACGTGAACTTTTCTCTTCGCGTACGACCTATGCTTTCAACTCGTATCTGCCAGTGGAGCTTCTCGCGACGATAACCTTCGACCTTCTCCTGAATCCGCATCGCACGACCCGTCTTGTACACCAACACGACTTCGACGGGGAAACGCCGGGACTTACGGAGGTGCTTCGCCAGGTTGCGGCGGAAGTCTGGAGCGAGCCGGTCACGGCGAACGACTATGATGCTGAAATAGAACGCGTAGTTCAGCAGGTCTGGCTCGATGCGCTTATCACGTCCTCTGAAGATGCGACAACGCCGGCAGCCGTTCGAGCCCGTCTTCAAAGAGCCATCCAGGAACTGCGAGCATGGATTGAAGAGAATCCCGGATCAGACGACGAGACGGTTAGCCACCGGGAATATGTCGGTCACGTAATTGGACGACACCTCGCGAAAGACCGTGGTTCAGCTCCTGCAGGTCGACGAGTGAGAATCCCTCCGGGTTCTCCGATCGGGTCAGATTATGAAGGGGCGTCGACCCGACACCTCCTGCGGCGCGAGATGGTCGACGAACTTGCACCGGCAAGTATCGGATGCTCAAGCGAAGGGGCGATCCATTGA
- a CDS encoding aldehyde dehydrogenase family protein, which produces MNDFLKALGIHDVNPGGFDGTWLGSGPEQHVITPIDGSRIATVQQVTEDEYDRIVANAQSAFLEWRKVPAPRRGEIVRQLGNKLRENKEALGALVTLEMGKIAAEGVGEVQEMIDICDFATGLSRQLYGNTMTSERPDHRMFEQWHPLGVVAVISAFNFPVAVWSWNTALAAVCGDSTVWKPASKTPLTAIACTKIAQQVCIENDVNPAIFSLVVGKGSTIGDKLLHDRRIPLVSATGSCKMGYRVGEVVGRRLGRTILELGGNNAIVVTPHANMDLVLPAVLFGAVGTAGQRCTSTRRIIIHESVKDEFVTRLVRAYKDIKIGDPRDPDTLMGPLVTHAAVTDLQNAVSRVKEEGGEVLYGGDALDGPDYPGGHYVRPCIATARNEFDIVQEETFAPILYIIGYGSADASPQQAVAEIEEAIALHNGVPQGLSSAIFTEHVREAEIFLSHRGSDCGIANVNIGTSGAEIGGAFGGEKETGGGRESGSDSWKVYMRRQTNTVNWSTELPLAQGIKFG; this is translated from the coding sequence ATGAACGACTTCCTCAAAGCTCTTGGAATCCATGACGTCAATCCGGGAGGATTCGACGGCACGTGGCTCGGATCAGGCCCGGAGCAACACGTCATCACGCCGATCGACGGGTCCCGTATTGCCACTGTCCAGCAGGTAACCGAGGACGAATACGACCGGATTGTGGCCAACGCCCAGTCCGCGTTTCTGGAGTGGCGAAAGGTACCGGCTCCGAGACGAGGAGAGATTGTAAGGCAGCTTGGTAATAAGCTGCGCGAGAACAAGGAGGCGCTAGGAGCTCTTGTAACACTTGAAATGGGAAAGATCGCTGCGGAGGGTGTCGGAGAAGTTCAGGAGATGATCGATATCTGCGACTTCGCGACCGGCCTATCACGCCAGTTGTATGGCAATACGATGACGTCCGAACGTCCCGACCATCGCATGTTCGAGCAGTGGCATCCGCTGGGCGTCGTGGCAGTCATCAGTGCGTTCAACTTCCCTGTCGCCGTATGGAGCTGGAACACGGCTCTGGCGGCCGTCTGCGGAGACAGCACGGTCTGGAAACCGGCAAGCAAGACACCACTCACCGCCATCGCATGCACTAAGATCGCCCAGCAGGTTTGCATCGAGAACGATGTGAATCCAGCCATCTTCTCTCTGGTTGTGGGCAAGGGATCGACGATCGGCGACAAGCTGCTGCATGATCGGCGAATCCCCCTCGTCTCGGCAACGGGCTCGTGCAAGATGGGATATCGCGTCGGCGAAGTCGTTGGCCGCCGACTGGGGCGCACCATTCTCGAGCTTGGGGGCAACAATGCCATCGTGGTGACGCCGCACGCGAACATGGATCTCGTCCTCCCGGCTGTCCTGTTCGGAGCCGTCGGAACGGCGGGCCAGCGCTGTACATCTACGCGCCGCATCATCATTCATGAATCGGTCAAGGACGAGTTCGTTACACGTCTGGTCCGGGCCTACAAGGACATCAAGATTGGCGATCCGCGCGACCCCGATACCTTGATGGGGCCGCTAGTGACGCACGCGGCTGTTACCGATCTGCAGAATGCCGTGTCGCGTGTGAAGGAAGAAGGCGGTGAAGTGCTCTACGGCGGAGACGCGCTGGACGGACCGGACTATCCCGGTGGGCACTACGTGCGTCCATGCATCGCCACGGCGAGGAATGAGTTCGACATCGTCCAGGAGGAGACGTTCGCCCCGATCCTCTACATCATCGGCTATGGTTCCGCCGATGCGTCACCGCAGCAGGCCGTGGCCGAAATCGAGGAGGCCATCGCCCTGCATAACGGCGTGCCGCAAGGCCTCTCGTCGGCGATCTTCACCGAACACGTCAGGGAGGCGGAGATCTTCCTCTCGCACCGTGGAAGCGACTGCGGAATCGCCAACGTCAACATCGGTACGAGCGGAGCAGAAATCGGCGGCGCGTTCGGCGGAGAGAAAGAGACGGGCGGTGGCCGGGAATCGGGATCCGACTCGTGGAAAGTCTACATGCGCCGACAGACGAACACCGTCAACTGGAGCACTGAGCTGCCGCTGGCGCAGGGTATCAAGTTCGGTTGA
- a CDS encoding acyl-CoA dehydrogenase has product MDFELTKDQKDIQKAAREFAKGEFDKELALELDQKHEYPHKIWKKAAAEGFVGLHFPAEFGGSDFGCTENVLVVEEFCRQDSSIGAALMLADFASECILRFGTNDQKKEYLTPVAEGETISGGAITEPDHGSDITSMNTVAVRDGNDWVINGTKTFITNAGIAGYYVVICQTDTEAAHRGQSMIIVPGDADGLDIADVGHKMGIRMIPTGELSFKNVRVPADNLVGKQDKGFYQILEFFDESRVETAAQGVGTAQGAFDRALAYVKGREQFGKKIAQFQATQHKLADMATKIELARLITYKAAWNFDQGRINPELTSMAKWYAARTAVEVADEAIQLLGGYGYVAEFEVERFYRDAKITEIYEGTREIQKNTIASSIIGKL; this is encoded by the coding sequence GTGGACTTTGAGCTGACGAAGGATCAGAAAGACATTCAGAAGGCGGCGCGGGAATTTGCGAAAGGGGAGTTCGACAAGGAACTCGCACTCGAGCTCGATCAAAAACACGAGTATCCGCACAAAATATGGAAGAAGGCCGCTGCGGAGGGATTTGTCGGGCTGCACTTCCCCGCTGAGTTCGGCGGGTCTGACTTCGGTTGTACAGAGAATGTGCTGGTCGTAGAGGAGTTCTGTCGCCAGGATTCGTCGATCGGGGCGGCATTGATGCTGGCCGACTTCGCCTCAGAGTGCATCCTTCGGTTCGGCACGAATGACCAGAAGAAGGAGTATCTGACTCCCGTTGCCGAGGGTGAAACGATTTCCGGCGGAGCCATCACTGAGCCGGATCATGGAAGCGATATTACGTCCATGAACACCGTTGCCGTTCGTGATGGAAACGACTGGGTGATCAACGGGACGAAGACGTTCATCACCAATGCAGGGATCGCCGGATACTATGTCGTCATCTGTCAAACGGATACGGAAGCGGCGCACCGCGGACAATCGATGATTATCGTGCCGGGCGATGCGGACGGGCTCGATATCGCCGATGTCGGGCACAAGATGGGCATCCGTATGATTCCGACGGGCGAGCTTTCCTTCAAGAACGTGCGGGTACCGGCGGACAATCTTGTCGGGAAGCAAGACAAGGGGTTCTACCAGATACTTGAGTTCTTTGACGAGAGTCGCGTCGAAACGGCAGCACAGGGCGTCGGCACGGCGCAGGGTGCATTCGACCGAGCCCTCGCCTATGTGAAGGGACGCGAGCAGTTCGGCAAGAAGATCGCTCAGTTCCAGGCGACGCAGCACAAGCTGGCGGACATGGCGACGAAGATCGAGTTGGCCAGGCTTATCACGTACAAGGCGGCATGGAATTTCGACCAGGGCAGGATTAACCCTGAGTTGACGTCCATGGCGAAGTGGTACGCGGCACGTACTGCGGTCGAGGTCGCCGACGAGGCAATCCAGCTGCTTGGCGGCTACGGGTATGTAGCCGAGTTCGAGGTGGAACGGTTCTATCGCGATGCGAAGATCACGGAGATCTACGAGGGCACTCGCGAAATTCAGAAGAACACGATCGCCAGTTCCATCATCGGGAAGTTGTAG
- a CDS encoding electron transfer flavoprotein subunit alpha/FixB family protein — translation MQKILVIVALENELVPDSTWELATAARHLAGDDGSVAALISGRSLSPHATELARRFDQVFVMDHEDLAVPDGDLYADLTAPIVQRETPDLILMAHTNFAMDMVPRLATALDRPLLTDCLALEIAGNDLTATRTMYAGKVHARLQASLAHGGCIATVRPGSYEPADSTDAKGEIVQETFPADLSARRRFVRTVKPEAEDVDISQAGVLVAVGRGIDDGDNMEIIHELANALGAEVACSRPVVDKGWLPKTRQVGTSGVTVRPQVYMTIGISGSFQHMGGVKGGPFVVAINSDPRAPIFSEADVGIVGDLFDIVPVLTEKIKAVSG, via the coding sequence ATGCAGAAAATCCTTGTCATTGTTGCACTCGAAAACGAATTAGTCCCCGACTCCACCTGGGAGCTCGCGACCGCTGCACGCCATCTGGCGGGCGATGATGGGTCGGTTGCCGCGTTGATTTCGGGCCGGAGTCTTTCCCCGCATGCTACTGAGCTGGCGAGACGGTTCGATCAGGTCTTTGTCATGGATCACGAGGATCTCGCGGTTCCCGACGGCGACCTGTACGCTGACCTGACTGCTCCGATCGTCCAGCGCGAGACCCCGGATCTGATCCTGATGGCGCATACGAATTTTGCGATGGACATGGTGCCGCGTCTTGCAACCGCCCTTGACCGGCCTCTGCTGACCGACTGCCTTGCACTGGAGATCGCAGGGAACGATCTCACAGCGACACGCACCATGTACGCGGGCAAGGTGCACGCCCGACTGCAGGCATCGCTCGCACATGGTGGCTGCATCGCGACGGTGCGTCCGGGTTCGTACGAACCGGCCGACTCCACCGATGCGAAAGGCGAGATCGTTCAGGAGACTTTCCCGGCCGACTTGAGCGCCCGCCGACGGTTCGTTCGCACCGTAAAGCCGGAGGCAGAGGACGTCGACATCAGCCAGGCCGGAGTGCTGGTTGCCGTCGGCCGCGGCATCGACGATGGCGACAACATGGAGATCATCCATGAGCTGGCGAATGCGCTGGGCGCCGAGGTGGCGTGTTCGAGGCCGGTCGTCGACAAAGGTTGGTTGCCCAAAACGAGACAGGTCGGCACGTCGGGCGTGACGGTGCGGCCGCAGGTCTACATGACGATCGGCATCAGCGGATCGTTTCAACACATGGGAGGCGTGAAGGGAGGGCCTTTTGTTGTGGCCATCAACTCGGATCCACGTGCTCCCATCTTCAGCGAGGCGGACGTAGGTATCGTAGGAGATCTCTTCGACATCGTGCCCGTCCTGACGGAAAAGATTAAGGCGGTCAGTGGCTGA
- a CDS encoding electron transfer flavoprotein subunit beta/FixA family protein, which translates to MEIFVCVKRVPDVSDVDVAIAAGGRSIVADDLSFGMNEWDNFAVEEAIRLREQHGGSVTAISIGTEDSEEELRRALAMGADHAVLVSDPAFSDLDAHAAARILHAVLASKPFDLVLTGAVASDTGAGQVGGMLAAMLDVPQVSLATGISIEGKSVTVQHEVEGGLERVVEVSLPAVVSVQTGLNEPRYVSIRGIRKVSGAVIPTMDAAQLGLSPTIAGPDTTRVKVLDMAVPPSGKSAEILEGSTEEVVDTLINRLQEQGGL; encoded by the coding sequence ATGGAAATATTCGTTTGCGTCAAGCGTGTGCCCGACGTCTCCGATGTCGATGTCGCGATAGCTGCGGGTGGCCGATCCATTGTCGCGGACGATCTGTCCTTCGGCATGAATGAGTGGGACAACTTCGCCGTGGAGGAGGCGATTCGGTTGCGCGAGCAGCATGGCGGATCCGTCACGGCCATTAGCATCGGCACGGAAGATTCGGAAGAGGAGTTGCGACGAGCGCTCGCCATGGGAGCGGACCACGCCGTCCTCGTTTCGGACCCTGCCTTCTCGGACCTTGACGCTCACGCGGCGGCCCGAATACTGCATGCGGTGCTCGCATCAAAGCCGTTCGACCTCGTGCTGACAGGAGCAGTGGCGAGCGATACCGGGGCCGGGCAGGTCGGCGGCATGCTGGCGGCCATGCTGGATGTTCCGCAAGTGTCGCTTGCGACCGGGATCAGCATCGAGGGAAAGTCGGTAACGGTGCAGCACGAAGTCGAAGGCGGGTTGGAACGAGTGGTCGAGGTAAGCCTTCCGGCCGTGGTCAGCGTTCAGACCGGTCTCAATGAACCTCGATATGTGTCGATCCGCGGTATCCGCAAGGTTTCCGGAGCAGTAATCCCAACTATGGACGCGGCTCAACTGGGACTTTCGCCGACAATCGCCGGCCCGGATACCACCAGGGTAAAAGTGTTGGACATGGCCGTTCCACCATCGGGGAAAAGTGCAGAGATTCTCGAGGGCAGCACTGAGGAGGTGGTCGATACATTGATTAATCGTCTGCAAGAACAAGGAGGTCTTTGA
- a CDS encoding 4Fe-4S dicluster domain-containing protein produces MIIAPAESTILGMAGPLVHGALLIFALLAFAFILWRRSIPLRLAAPDPRLDQIGRRLVKMLIFGFGQARQPRYKVAGILHILIFAGFLILSIRSLTLLGQGLASGFTLPGLRGVSGDFYSTLKDYTALVVLLACIVAGFRRLLFRPDRYHDRHAVRSHGREAYLILGLISVLMVADAFHEGSAMAPVAAVTFAHPMASTAASALTGMESSLLSSVHLWSFWIHNMVLLFFLCYLPVSKHFHVITALPNVFLLNLKTPGAIKPPRHDTDDLDQLDQLGVGQFEDFTWKHVLDFYSCTDCGRCSDHCPAYATGTPLSPRMISIKSRDLSYEKYPILGTPPANGQSLVGDLITDGELWACTTCGACEEACPVFIEYVDKIVDMRRFLVEEGRVPASLQKPLEDLEKRGNPYGKMARQRDAWTRTDGDTEPVVRTLEKGGETKSLFFTDSCAAYDPRIQQVTHTMGKLLRNADEDCATLGKDEVDSGHEVRRFGEEGLFESLRDQNLEAMEERTYDRVITTDPHAFNALRNDGYNLDQPVLHHSQVLAELIEDGKLNFASTADDRTYTFHDPCYLGRHNGEYDAPRRVLDALPGLKTVEMERSRNRSFCCGGGSLYLFHEGEAESRMGEKRLDMAEAAGADVVVTACPFCTINLEDAVKTTGREGQMEIVDLAELVARFVDEE; encoded by the coding sequence ATGATAATCGCTCCGGCAGAATCCACCATCTTAGGCATGGCCGGACCGCTCGTGCACGGCGCTCTGCTGATTTTCGCGTTGCTTGCTTTCGCATTCATCCTCTGGCGTCGATCCATCCCGCTCCGACTCGCCGCCCCGGATCCTCGACTGGACCAGATCGGGCGCCGACTTGTCAAGATGCTCATCTTTGGATTCGGCCAGGCGCGACAGCCGAGATACAAGGTTGCGGGAATCCTGCACATACTAATCTTTGCCGGATTTCTGATTCTGTCGATCCGATCGCTGACGCTGCTCGGACAGGGTCTCGCATCAGGCTTTACGCTTCCAGGACTTCGCGGCGTCTCCGGCGATTTCTATTCGACGTTGAAGGACTACACCGCACTCGTCGTGCTGCTAGCTTGCATCGTCGCAGGCTTCCGGCGACTTCTGTTTCGTCCGGATCGCTATCACGATCGGCACGCAGTACGGTCACACGGACGCGAAGCCTACCTGATCCTGGGCCTCATCTCCGTGCTTATGGTGGCGGATGCGTTTCACGAAGGCTCGGCGATGGCCCCCGTAGCTGCAGTGACGTTCGCACATCCGATGGCGTCGACCGCAGCATCTGCACTTACCGGCATGGAGTCTAGCCTGTTGTCGTCGGTGCACCTCTGGAGCTTCTGGATCCACAATATGGTGCTGCTATTTTTTCTGTGCTACCTCCCGGTCTCCAAGCATTTCCATGTCATTACGGCGCTGCCGAATGTCTTCCTTCTGAATCTCAAGACGCCCGGCGCCATCAAGCCACCGCGCCACGATACCGACGATCTCGACCAGCTCGATCAACTTGGCGTCGGTCAGTTCGAAGACTTCACGTGGAAACACGTCCTCGATTTCTACAGCTGCACTGACTGCGGTCGTTGTTCCGATCATTGTCCTGCGTATGCCACCGGTACACCGCTTTCACCGCGGATGATCAGCATCAAGAGCCGCGACCTCTCCTACGAGAAATACCCGATACTCGGCACACCGCCGGCAAACGGTCAGTCACTGGTCGGCGATCTCATCACCGACGGTGAACTATGGGCGTGCACGACGTGCGGGGCCTGCGAGGAAGCCTGCCCGGTATTTATCGAATACGTCGACAAGATCGTTGACATGCGCCGCTTCCTTGTTGAAGAGGGTCGGGTACCCGCATCACTCCAGAAACCGCTCGAGGATCTTGAGAAACGTGGGAATCCGTACGGAAAGATGGCGCGACAGCGGGACGCGTGGACGCGCACCGATGGTGATACCGAGCCCGTGGTCCGTACGCTCGAAAAGGGTGGCGAGACGAAATCGCTGTTCTTCACGGACAGTTGCGCAGCGTACGATCCGCGGATCCAGCAGGTCACGCACACGATGGGCAAGCTCCTGAGAAATGCCGATGAGGACTGCGCCACGCTCGGAAAAGACGAGGTCGATTCCGGTCACGAGGTTCGCAGGTTCGGAGAAGAAGGACTCTTCGAGTCTCTCCGGGATCAAAACCTTGAGGCAATGGAGGAGCGTACGTATGACCGGGTCATCACGACCGATCCTCATGCGTTCAATGCACTTCGAAACGACGGATACAATCTCGACCAGCCGGTCCTTCATCACTCGCAGGTGTTGGCCGAGTTGATCGAGGACGGCAAGCTGAATTTTGCCAGCACGGCCGATGATCGGACCTACACGTTTCACGACCCCTGTTATCTGGGCAGGCACAACGGGGAATACGACGCCCCTCGCAGAGTCCTCGATGCGCTTCCAGGCCTGAAGACCGTTGAAATGGAGAGGTCGCGCAATCGGAGCTTCTGCTGCGGTGGTGGCTCCCTGTATCTCTTCCACGAGGGCGAAGCGGAATCCAGGATGGGTGAGAAGCGACTCGATATGGCTGAAGCGGCCGGCGCCGACGTGGTGGTGACGGCGTGCCCGTTTTGCACGATCAACCTTGAGGATGCCGTCAAAACGACCGGCCGGGAAGGGCAAATGGAGATCGTGGATCTTGCAGAACTTGTGGCGCGGTTTGTCGACGAAGAGTAG